In Thermococcus stetteri, the DNA window TCGATGTATTTTTCAACGTGTCTCGGGACTTTCTCATTAACGGCACTCCTTATGAACTCAAGCGGTGTCTCCAGCTCGGTATACGCGTACTTGGAGCTGAGGTAGAAGTGTAAATCTAGGAGGGGAGATGCTATGGAGTAGCTGAACCTCCTGCGTTTTCGGAAGATGGGGACTTTCCGTAGGATGTCCATCGTGGAGAGGACTTTGAGGTACTTCTGGATGCTTGATGGTGAATCAATAAGTCCCTGGGACAGCAGGTAGCCCGCTATCTCGCCGCTCTTGGACTTTCCATCCGCTATTACGTGGAGAATTGCCCGATAAACCTCAGAAAACAGGATTTCCTCCTCAGTGAAAGCCTCACCGATTAAGTCCTCAACCACCGGCCCCGAGGAGTACAGGTATTGGGCTATGAACTCCCTCAGCGGTGGCTTGTAAAGGGGGATAAGCATGGGCTCTCTAAGGTATGTAGAAGCTTCCACAAGCTCTTTTCCGTTTACCTCCTTTGAAAGCTCGGTGATGACTTCTCTCTCATCAATAAGCCCGATTTTTATCGGTAGTACTATCCCGAGTAGAGGGCTTTCCTTTTTGGAAAGGAGTCGTAATGAGAGCCAGAGCGTTGATGTAAGGAGGATTAGATCCCTCCCACCTCTCCCAGCGTTTGCGTGCAGGAAATCGAGAAACTCTTCGGGGAGTCTGTGAAATTCATCAACCACGATCGTTTTCTTCCCAAGGTTCTCAGAAAGTTCTTTCACCAGGTCCCGGTATGACAACTTTGTGCTACTCATTCTCTCTAGGATAGTTCCATCTCGCTGTACAAAGTAGTAGAGGTCGTGCTCTAAGAACCTGCTCGCTATAAAGCTCTTCCCGGTTTTTCTACGCCCGTAGAGCATCTTCCAGCCAGGATAGTTTAGAGTTTTCATCTCAATTCTTCGAGGAATGATTCTCATGAGAATGATTCTATTTAGAATCAATTTAAGCCTTTCGGTAAGGTGGAGAAAAAAAGAGTGAAGGGAGTCCTCATGGGAACTTCTCTTCAATGTACGCCCTTATCAGCTCCTTCGTGGCGAACATTCCCTTGACGTGCGTCCTCTCCATGCCATGACTGGCGTGGACTCCCTGACCGATGAGGGCAACCCTGAAGTCCCAGCCCGCTCTCAAGGCCGCTGAACCGTCGGAGCCGTAGTATGGGAAGACGTCTATAGTGTAGGGAATTCCTCTCTTCTCCGCCAGCTCAATGAGCTTAGTAGTCATCTCATAGTCGTAGGGCCCGCTTGAGTCCTTCGCCGCTATTGAAACAGCCGTCTCCTTTCCGACCACACCCTCGCCGACGACGCCCATGTCAACGACGAGGAGCTCTTTGGTGCTTGGTGGATAGCCTGCAGAACCGCCGTGACCGACCTCCTCGTACGGCGAAAAGAAGAACGCCACAGGGAGCTTTTCAAGGGCCTCGGCACCGAGGTCGAGCATGAGGTCGATTAGCACTGCCACGCTCGCCTTGTCATCCAAGAAGTGGGCCTTCACGAAGCCGTTCACGTACTCGAACTTCGGGTCAAAGGCGATGAAGTCGCCGGGCCTTATGCCGAGCTTTTCAGTGTCTTCCTTCTTTTCAACCTCTGCATCGAGGCGGATGTACATGTTCTCCTCTGTTCTCTCCTTCTTTCCCGCCTCCTTGTTAACGTGGACGCTCGGGTTCTTGAGGAGAAGCGTCCCGCGGTAGCGCTTTCCTGAGCGGGTGATTATCGTGCAGTACTCTCCCTCAAAGGCAGGAAGAAGAAGGCCGCCTATCCTCGTGAAGCTCAGGTGCCCATCTGGAAGAATCCCCTTCACCATAGCCCCTAGAGTGTCAACGTGGGCCGCTACCACAAGCTCCGGCTCCGGATGGTTGCCCGCCATAAGGGCCCCTTTGTTGGTGTAGTACGTCCTAATTCCGGCATCGTTGAGCTTTTTCTCTATGTGGGACAGGACTTCCTTGGTGTAGCCCGTTGGGGAGGGTATATCGAGTATTTCCTTCAGAATCTCGACGACGCGCTCCATGTTATCACCGTTTAAAATCCATTGAAGGGTTGAAAAGGGCATCGGTCAGAAGCCGAGTGCTTTCAGGGCGGTGAAGAAGGCGAGGGTTATCAGCGTTAGTACTACCGTCACACCTATCCCCTCTTCAGCCTTCAGCCCATAGTGCGAGAGTATGACGTTTGCCATTATTGCCGGCGGCATCGCGGACTCGACGAGGACTGAGTAGAAAATCTCGGGGGATGCCCTCCTCAGTGTGAGGAGCACGAAGAAGAACGGAACCACGCTCCTGAAGAGGCCCACCTCGGCAAGATGCCTCAGCCTGAACTCCCTGAGGTTGATTATCGAGCCGAAGTAGATTAGAAGGAGGGGTATGCTCCACCATCCGATCTCCTTTACCGGGTTCAAAAACCAGTTTGGAAGCCTTATTCCGATGAGGACGAGGGCAAGTGCCAGGAGGTTTGCCGCCGTCGGCGGGAACTGGAGGGCCCTGATGAGGCTCTTCTTAACCGAGGCCTTACCGCTGGAGTAGTGGGCCGCTATGAAGGTCGCTATCGGGATCATCACGAGGGAGTTCGTTGTCGAGTAGAGTATGGCGGGAGTTATGTCGTCAAGGAAGAGGCTCGCCACGGGAAAGCCCATCGCTGCGGTGTTCGGGTATGTGGAGAGCACCATCAAGGCCCCACGCCAGGCATCGTCCTCAACAAAGAACTTCGCATAAAGGTAGGAGAGGCCGAGGCTGAGCGCTATGATCAGGAACACGTAAACGAAAACCGTTCTAATGCTGACCAGATAAGCCAAGTCTTTGCTCGCCACGTTCCCGAAAACGAAGAGGGTAAGGAGGATCCTCGTTGAGAACAAGTTCACCCACTGGAAGGGTCTCTCGTCTCGGATCAGCTTCTTTAGGACATAGCCCAGTGCAATGAGGGCGAGCATCTCGTAGATGTTCATGTTAAAAGCTAAAGTTCAGCGTTTAAAAGTCTGTCGAACATACCTGAAAACAAAGAAAAAGAAAGCTGAGAGGGATCACCCTCTCTTCTTCCCAGCGGTTTCACTGCCGTTGTGGTTCTTGAACAGCGGCCACCAGGCCTTTTCTCCGAAGAGGGCCATAGTCGCCGGGCCGATGAAGTAGACCGCCGCCGTTGCCGTTAGGAGCACTCCGAGGGCGAGAGCGAAGCCTATCTCCCTTATGCCCCACGTTGCCCCCGTCATCAGCGAGCCGTAGGTGGCTGCGAGCACGGCAGCTAGTCCAACGACGAGGGTGTCCATGGTTCCGGCGGCGACTATCAGGGCTTCCTCGGGCTTCCTGCGCTCGAACTCGTCCCTGGCCTTGACGAGGTAGAAGCTGTTGTAGTCGATGCCGACTCCCATGAGCACTATGAAGACGAGCATCGGCAGGAACCACATGACCTGCTGCCCGAAGACCCTCTCGAAGAGCCAGCTGGAGACGGTTATGCTGAGGAGCACGCCGACCGCTATCGTGCCCATCGTGGTTATGACCGCGGGAAGGCCCTTGAGGGTCGGGATTAGCGACAGGAACATGAGAAGCAGCGCCACCGGGAATATCCTGTGCCAGAAGACGTCGTTGATGAGGTTGCTGAGGTCGAGGGCTAAGGCGGTGTTCCCTCCGACCATTCCGTCTTTTATCTTCCCCGAGTTCTTCTCGTCCTTAACGATGCTCCTTATCTCCCTGACCATGTCCTTCGAGCGCTCGTCGGTTGCTCCGTACTCACCCGTCACCTGAATGAGGACCTTGTGCCTGTCCTTTGATAGGTAGCGGTCTCCCTCGAACTTCGTCAGCTCATCGAGGGTTGCGTTGTCGACTCTCTCTCCAAACGGCTGAGTAACTGTGAAGACGTACCTGACGCCACTGACCTTTGATATCCTGTCCACCAAGGCGTTTATCCTTGGTAGGTCGCTGTCGCTCACGTTGTGCCCGAGGTCGATTACAATGTAGGTCGGCGACGTAACTCCCGCTCCAACGGTGTCCTCGCTGAGCTGGAGGAAGTGGTAGGTCTCGCTGTCCTTCGGGATGAACAGCTTGATGTCGTGGGTCCCGTTGAAGTTGGCGAAGTTGTACACTGCTGGAACCGCTATGAGGAGGGCTATAATTGTCACGACCTTTGCGTGCTTCACCGCCCACTCAGCTATCCTGCTCCTCTCGTGGAGGTCTATGCTCTCAATGTGGTGTTTAATGTGCCTCGGCCACCAGAAGGCTGGCCTGTCGCCGATGAGGACGGTTATCGCCGGGATGAAGGTCAAGCTCGCCAGGAGGACGACTATGACGGCGAGTGGAGCGATGATGCCCATCGTCTTGAATATCGGGAACTCGTAGGCGAGGACGAACGATGCGAAGGCTATGATGTCGGTTGAAGCGCTTGCTAAAACGGCATCCTTGGCCCTCTTAAGGGCCTCGCTGGCGGCTTTGTTGTGGTCGTAGCCTTCAGCAAGGTACTCCCTAAACCTGTGGAGGTAGTAGGTCGAGTAATCAATTCCAAGACCGAGGGCCGTCGTTACTGTGAGCATCTGCGCCCAGCTGCCGACGTCGAGCACATCCACCTTAGCGAGTAGGTAAAGGATCCCAAGGGCAGTGAGGGTGGCCGTTGCAACGCCCGTGAAGGGCAACAGCGTCGCAAGGAAAGCAACACCCATGATGACAAACAGGACGATGAAGGCTCCGATGATGCTGAACTTTGTTGTCTTGTCGTTGTCCTCCTTTCCGTACTTTATCATCTCGTAGGTCTGAACCGGTGTTCCGGTTACGTAGACCTCAACAGACGGTGAGAGCTTTCCGAACTCTTTCAGTACAACCTCCTTTGCCTTTATGGAGTTTTCATACTGGAATTTGCTCTGTTTTTCGAGGTCGCTCACACCTTTGAGGGCCTTAGGAACGAATATAACGAGCATCGTCCTGTTGTCGTCGCTCTTGAGCATGCCGATGTATAGCTTGGCCTTCTCATAGAGGACGTTGTAAACGTCCTTTTCAACGGGTGCAACGTCTTCCCTGCTTAGTTCGTCCGGATCGTTCCTGAATTCGAAGGCTATCTCAGCCAGTTTGGCAGAGTCAATCCTGATTCCCAGGCCATCCCCCACCTTCCCCACGAACTCATCAACCAGTTCCGCCATTTTCTTCTTTGTTAACTCTTCGATCTCCGTTTCACTCATTGGGTAGTTCTTGGCGACCGCCAGGAGAACGTCCCTGAGAGCGTCTTTGACCTCCTTTGGAGCATCGACCTCGTCGAGCTTTTCGTTAACTCCCTCCGTGTAGAGCTCCAGCGCTATCTCCTCGGCGCTCTTTCCGGAGTATACCTCATCAATTACCATCCCAACATCAACCGGGAGGTCACCCGCCAGCTTCATGACAACTTCCTTTACCGCTTCTGGAACGTTCTTGCCATTTGACAGCTCGTCCGCGTGCTCGATTGCAACGGTGACTATTATCTCAGCAGCTTTCTCGTCTTTCACCTGCCTTGCAGTCTCTTCAACTAAGATTTTCTGGGCTATTGGCTCGACGTTGCCGTTGGAGTCGTAAACCTTCACTAGAACTTCGTTCGGGAGTTTAATCCCCCTGCTCTTCAGCACCTCGCTGAGGAGAGAGATAACTGCCTTTTCCAGGGCATCTGGGTCTCTGAAGAGCACCCCCTCGGAGTTTGGGTCTGAGGCCAGGACGGTCTTGACTATCAGCCCCGCCATGTCTCTCTGGTTCTCAGAGAGCTTCTGGGCCAGTGCACCAGTAAGGAGGCTCTCTTCAAGTTCCTTCGTCGGTCCGCTCACGAGGAGGGTTTTTAGTACGTAGTCGGCATTCGGAAGCGAGAG includes these proteins:
- a CDS encoding M42 family metallopeptidase — encoded protein: MERVVEILKEILDIPSPTGYTKEVLSHIEKKLNDAGIRTYYTNKGALMAGNHPEPELVVAAHVDTLGAMVKGILPDGHLSFTRIGGLLLPAFEGEYCTIITRSGKRYRGTLLLKNPSVHVNKEAGKKERTEENMYIRLDAEVEKKEDTEKLGIRPGDFIAFDPKFEYVNGFVKAHFLDDKASVAVLIDLMLDLGAEALEKLPVAFFFSPYEEVGHGGSAGYPPSTKELLVVDMGVVGEGVVGKETAVSIAAKDSSGPYDYEMTTKLIELAEKRGIPYTIDVFPYYGSDGSAALRAGWDFRVALIGQGVHASHGMERTHVKGMFATKELIRAYIEEKFP
- a CDS encoding ATP-binding protein — its product is MRIIPRRIEMKTLNYPGWKMLYGRRKTGKSFIASRFLEHDLYYFVQRDGTILERMSSTKLSYRDLVKELSENLGKKTIVVDEFHRLPEEFLDFLHANAGRGGRDLILLTSTLWLSLRLLSKKESPLLGIVLPIKIGLIDEREVITELSKEVNGKELVEASTYLREPMLIPLYKPPLREFIAQYLYSSGPVVEDLIGEAFTEEEILFSEVYRAILHVIADGKSKSGEIAGYLLSQGLIDSPSSIQKYLKVLSTMDILRKVPIFRKRRRFSYSIASPLLDLHFYLSSKYAYTELETPLEFIRSAVNEKVPRHVEKYIESLLGKVYGLRPVRIEEPDLEVDIALQGFKHLEIVGEVKWKNRVRWEEVWKIEEKLSKFNCRKVLVVPDESVLEKEPKTLEVLTPKELLTLAQESLRKELGEG
- a CDS encoding AEC family transporter, producing MNIYEMLALIALGYVLKKLIRDERPFQWVNLFSTRILLTLFVFGNVASKDLAYLVSIRTVFVYVFLIIALSLGLSYLYAKFFVEDDAWRGALMVLSTYPNTAAMGFPVASLFLDDITPAILYSTTNSLVMIPIATFIAAHYSSGKASVKKSLIRALQFPPTAANLLALALVLIGIRLPNWFLNPVKEIGWWSIPLLLIYFGSIINLREFRLRHLAEVGLFRSVVPFFFVLLTLRRASPEIFYSVLVESAMPPAIMANVILSHYGLKAEEGIGVTVVLTLITLAFFTALKALGF
- a CDS encoding MMPL family transporter; this translates as MAWNDWVVRHAKAFVVLWILVVILATPLAYKLNDVTNYSMDQFLPKDVESVKTMDTLEDDFQSFTASENQTYMIIHGVNVNDPRTREAYEWFKAEAKPYGDNFTSYYDALDLLQNESYNITLNITKVAANLSKVLYDSAVNGSETYRLALIGVENLSNQVKRLNETLPELASAYLQLKTNLTLLYNQTLGLREALNETDAAYVQLHKNLTGASLQLKQLNSTIALLNVKLYNLSDSYASAYLGTMGVYGALATKTNAYQTGSLDPQTAEAIASQLGVPVEFVYAVFNATYPVYHAYGPRAVTDGFLANVTGEIVSRTLTDPLEKDLVSAYSYAFYLGVLAFDRAHGSDYALLESGENARKAVVEIAENSLQNTPEVIRDTGETYAIPGFGEVPAEVLANVVNVAVRLGRKPMPGAVEEATVEVAKVILAGNPVLSLPNADYVLKTLLVSGPTKELEESLLTGALAQKLSENQRDMAGLIVKTVLASDPNSEGVLFRDPDALEKAVISLLSEVLKSRGIKLPNEVLVKVYDSNGNVEPIAQKILVEETARQVKDEKAAEIIVTVAIEHADELSNGKNVPEAVKEVVMKLAGDLPVDVGMVIDEVYSGKSAEEIALELYTEGVNEKLDEVDAPKEVKDALRDVLLAVAKNYPMSETEIEELTKKKMAELVDEFVGKVGDGLGIRIDSAKLAEIAFEFRNDPDELSREDVAPVEKDVYNVLYEKAKLYIGMLKSDDNRTMLVIFVPKALKGVSDLEKQSKFQYENSIKAKEVVLKEFGKLSPSVEVYVTGTPVQTYEMIKYGKEDNDKTTKFSIIGAFIVLFVIMGVAFLATLLPFTGVATATLTALGILYLLAKVDVLDVGSWAQMLTVTTALGLGIDYSTYYLHRFREYLAEGYDHNKAASEALKRAKDAVLASASTDIIAFASFVLAYEFPIFKTMGIIAPLAVIVVLLASLTFIPAITVLIGDRPAFWWPRHIKHHIESIDLHERSRIAEWAVKHAKVVTIIALLIAVPAVYNFANFNGTHDIKLFIPKDSETYHFLQLSEDTVGAGVTSPTYIVIDLGHNVSDSDLPRINALVDRISKVSGVRYVFTVTQPFGERVDNATLDELTKFEGDRYLSKDRHKVLIQVTGEYGATDERSKDMVREIRSIVKDEKNSGKIKDGMVGGNTALALDLSNLINDVFWHRIFPVALLLMFLSLIPTLKGLPAVITTMGTIAVGVLLSITVSSWLFERVFGQQVMWFLPMLVFIVLMGVGIDYNSFYLVKARDEFERRKPEEALIVAAGTMDTLVVGLAAVLAATYGSLMTGATWGIREIGFALALGVLLTATAAVYFIGPATMALFGEKAWWPLFKNHNGSETAGKKRG